One Epinephelus moara isolate mb unplaced genomic scaffold, YSFRI_EMoa_1.0 scaffold393, whole genome shotgun sequence genomic window carries:
- the LOC126387383 gene encoding SH2 domain-containing adapter protein D-like isoform X1, translated as MRKQPPALTPPHTSTLGRRAAMAKWLKDYLSFGSRKVPPQPPTPDYTESEILKAYRLQRDLDFEDPYEDSENRSRGESQTSDPATPVYGSPMKSSTVDLKSPKHRLIKVDSQELGRTKILLSAISLEDQQEPVRASVSQHVFVGAQGKTQVMTN; from the exons ATGAGGAAGCAG CCTCCTGCTCTCACTCCACCACACACCAGCACGCTTGGACGCAGAGCTGCGATGGCCAAGTGGCTGAAAGACTACCTGAGCTTTGGCAGCAGGAAGGTGCCTCCGCAGCCGCCCACACCAGACTACACAGAGAGTGAGATCCTCAAAGCCTACCGGCTCCAGAGGGACCTGGACTTTGAGGATCCCTATGAGGACTCTGAAAACAGATCCAGGGGCGAGTCTCAGACGTCTGACCCCGCCACACCTGTGTATGGGTCTCCCATGAAGTCATCCACTGTGGACCTGAAATCTCCCAAACACAGGCTGATCAAAGTGGACTCCCAGGAGCTGGGGCGCACCAAGATCCTGCTCAGTGCCATCTCTTTGGAGGATCAGCAAGAACCTGTAAGAGCCTCAGTTTCTCAGCATGTGTTTGTAGGAGCTCAGGGCAAGACGCAGGTGATGACAAATTAA
- the LOC126387383 gene encoding SH2 domain-containing adapter protein D-like isoform X2 has translation MAKWLKDYLSFGSRKVPPQPPTPDYTESEILKAYRLQRDLDFEDPYEDSENRSRGESQTSDPATPVYGSPMKSSTVDLKSPKHRLIKVDSQELGRTKILLSAISLEDQQEPVRASVSQHVFVGAQGKTQVMTN, from the coding sequence ATGGCCAAGTGGCTGAAAGACTACCTGAGCTTTGGCAGCAGGAAGGTGCCTCCGCAGCCGCCCACACCAGACTACACAGAGAGTGAGATCCTCAAAGCCTACCGGCTCCAGAGGGACCTGGACTTTGAGGATCCCTATGAGGACTCTGAAAACAGATCCAGGGGCGAGTCTCAGACGTCTGACCCCGCCACACCTGTGTATGGGTCTCCCATGAAGTCATCCACTGTGGACCTGAAATCTCCCAAACACAGGCTGATCAAAGTGGACTCCCAGGAGCTGGGGCGCACCAAGATCCTGCTCAGTGCCATCTCTTTGGAGGATCAGCAAGAACCTGTAAGAGCCTCAGTTTCTCAGCATGTGTTTGTAGGAGCTCAGGGCAAGACGCAGGTGATGACAAATTAA